A genome region from Natronosalvus rutilus includes the following:
- a CDS encoding winged helix-turn-helix transcriptional regulator gives MSSESTPLEVDRAETSTDGDVAVGSEPDDSPCPVIDSIEQIGSQWRLAVLHELQKGEYRFNELKRATDANARTLSRVLEDLGELGFVDRRLEEDAPIATYYSLTPKGRSLEPVFDEIECWAGSWLEESASGDE, from the coding sequence ATGTCATCCGAATCCACTCCACTCGAGGTCGACCGCGCCGAAACGTCCACTGACGGCGACGTCGCCGTCGGATCCGAACCCGACGACTCTCCGTGCCCCGTCATCGATTCGATCGAGCAGATCGGTTCACAGTGGCGACTCGCCGTCCTCCACGAACTCCAGAAGGGCGAGTACCGCTTCAACGAACTCAAACGCGCCACTGACGCCAATGCCAGGACGCTCTCGCGGGTGCTCGAGGACCTGGGCGAACTTGGGTTCGTCGACCGGCGGCTCGAGGAGGACGCGCCGATCGCGACCTACTACAGTTTGACGCCGAAGGGCCGCTCGCTCGAACCGGTCTTCGATGAGATCGAGTGCTGGGCAGGCAGCTGGCTCGAGGAGTCGGCATCCGGAGACGAGTAG
- a CDS encoding flavin reductase family protein, translated as MIDSTTSTDAIEIDVDEREGSLYRVLSSAVVPRPIAWVSTRSEAGVDNLAPYSFFTVASVEPPVVVFAPVDGADGPKDTPRNVRDTGEFVVNLVTEDLVEAMNETSATLEAGDNEFEYASLERAESTVVAPPRVADSKVALECTRRDLLDVGGSTLVLGDVRYVHLDEEVTTDGKIDVSNVDAVGRLAGSWYAQTDERFSLERPS; from the coding sequence ATGATCGATTCCACGACGTCAACCGACGCGATCGAAATCGACGTCGACGAACGGGAAGGGTCGCTCTATCGGGTCCTCTCGAGCGCGGTCGTCCCGCGCCCGATTGCGTGGGTTAGTACCCGAAGTGAAGCCGGCGTCGACAACCTGGCCCCCTACAGCTTTTTCACCGTCGCCTCGGTCGAGCCGCCGGTCGTCGTCTTCGCGCCGGTCGACGGTGCGGACGGCCCTAAGGACACGCCGCGGAACGTTCGCGACACCGGCGAATTCGTCGTTAACCTCGTGACCGAGGACCTCGTTGAAGCGATGAACGAAACCAGCGCCACCCTCGAGGCCGGCGACAACGAGTTCGAGTACGCCAGTCTCGAGCGCGCCGAGTCGACCGTCGTCGCGCCGCCGCGAGTCGCGGATTCGAAGGTTGCCCTCGAGTGCACCCGCAGAGACCTGCTCGACGTTGGCGGGTCCACGCTCGTCCTCGGCGACGTTCGCTACGTCCACCTCGACGAGGAGGTGACGACCGATGGGAAAATCGACGTATCGAACGTCGACGCCGTCGGACGATTGGCCGGGAGCTGGTACGCGCAAACCGACGAACGATTCTCGCTCGAGCGTCCATCGTAG
- a CDS encoding ABC transporter ATP-binding protein, whose product MIDVADLRKEYGGFVAVDGSSFSIGRGEVFGVVGHNGAGKTTTLKMLAGLIEPTDGTAVVAGHPAGSSAMQRRLGFLPEESPLYEEMTPISYLEFFADLYDVPDDVASERITALLDRLDLEHRDRNLGNMSKGMKRKVAIARALVNDPDVLIFDEPASGLDPLTTNAILEFTRELSEEGKTVVFSAHNLFHVESVCDRLVIMADGEIVARGTIEDIRSTYGGTSYQVFVSTDGEEVVGSDAIAAPVAEIARENGGLRYVVRNMDGVDAVRDAVEAAGGSVTDIQTKTPSLEEIFLEVAGEAAA is encoded by the coding sequence ATGATCGACGTTGCTGATCTACGCAAGGAGTACGGCGGGTTCGTCGCCGTCGACGGCAGTTCGTTCTCGATCGGTCGCGGCGAGGTGTTCGGCGTCGTCGGTCACAACGGCGCCGGCAAGACTACGACGCTGAAGATGCTCGCGGGGTTGATCGAACCGACCGACGGAACCGCGGTGGTGGCCGGACACCCCGCCGGATCGTCGGCGATGCAGCGCCGTCTGGGCTTCCTCCCCGAGGAGTCGCCGCTGTACGAGGAGATGACGCCCATCTCCTACCTCGAGTTCTTCGCGGACCTCTACGACGTGCCGGACGACGTGGCGAGCGAGCGCATCACCGCCCTACTGGATCGCCTCGACCTCGAGCACCGCGACCGAAACCTGGGCAATATGTCGAAGGGGATGAAGCGCAAGGTCGCCATCGCACGCGCGCTGGTCAACGACCCCGACGTACTCATCTTCGACGAACCCGCATCCGGGCTCGATCCTCTGACCACGAACGCCATCCTCGAGTTCACGCGGGAACTCAGCGAGGAGGGGAAGACGGTCGTCTTTAGCGCGCACAACCTCTTTCACGTCGAGAGCGTCTGTGATCGCCTCGTCATCATGGCCGACGGCGAGATCGTCGCTCGCGGGACCATCGAGGACATCCGCTCGACCTACGGCGGGACGAGTTACCAGGTCTTCGTCTCCACGGACGGAGAGGAGGTGGTGGGAAGCGACGCGATCGCCGCCCCGGTAGCCGAGATCGCCCGCGAAAACGGTGGCCTGCGATACGTAGTTCGGAACATGGACGGCGTCGACGCCGTCCGCGACGCTGTGGAGGCGGCCGGCGGTTCCGTCACCGACATCCAGACGAAGACGCCGAGTCTCGAGGAGATCTTCCTCGAGGTGGCCGGGGAGGCGGCCGCGTGA
- a CDS encoding PrsW family intramembrane metalloprotease, which translates to MGSADSTGSTNSSDSSDSTDSTSRADAARGFVHRTARIARWEVSRSASTVDRKTVLIVLALALVVGAVGFATMDEGVGLEDGLYTVAVDEESPYHAVAVENPTFTAVEPGTEADVHVYRGDVIDPGRAQTSKERAAYAAFADAVETYNEERMYAEDDQTAAFPVSVTLTYQQRSGPNSVSGGDGSSDGGPIDSIGDGSSDGGPIDSSGDGSSDGGSTGSSGGSTDGGDGSSGDGSSHGDGGAPADSSGGSGSGISVPEFGGGSIEESSQPQTPGSITPPFPFRSLVLAFLFVVPMNFVIQSYGSTIMDERIKRRGELLLVSPASRYEIVAGKTLPYLLGLLGIVVAIAYGIEGSWLSVAAVVPVALAFLAATFVGAMFARSFKELTFVTVTVSVVLTTYAFVPAIFTNVTPISFISPLTLVVLDLQGESVRLGEYLFSTAPLSLGALVLFGLGLGSYREEDMFTQKPIPSKAIDAVAAHVHGYASVLAMPVVFIPFVFAGQLLTVALVFALPQTVSLPIVFLVAALLEELAKSLHVYAGYAHSRFEASVRTAVVLGALSGLGFFLGEKLTHAVQFVGLPNLLEGQAAFGPSLSGAPVAVVVAVFLAPLALHAVTAIIGAIGASRGRTAYALGLTAATLVHAIYNLGVIALVA; encoded by the coding sequence ATGGGTTCTGCCGATTCGACTGGCTCGACCAACTCGTCCGATTCGTCCGATTCGACCGACTCGACGTCGAGAGCGGACGCCGCTCGCGGCTTCGTCCACCGAACCGCCCGAATCGCCCGCTGGGAAGTCTCCCGGAGCGCCAGCACGGTCGACCGGAAGACCGTCCTGATCGTCCTCGCGCTCGCCCTCGTCGTCGGTGCAGTGGGTTTCGCGACCATGGACGAGGGCGTCGGCCTCGAGGACGGGCTCTACACCGTGGCCGTCGACGAGGAGAGCCCCTACCACGCGGTCGCCGTCGAGAATCCGACGTTCACGGCCGTCGAGCCGGGTACCGAGGCCGACGTGCACGTATACCGCGGCGACGTGATCGATCCCGGCCGGGCACAGACCTCGAAAGAGAGGGCCGCCTACGCCGCGTTCGCCGACGCCGTCGAGACGTACAACGAGGAGCGAATGTACGCAGAGGACGACCAGACCGCCGCGTTTCCCGTCAGTGTGACCTTGACCTACCAGCAGCGATCCGGCCCTAATTCAGTGAGCGGCGGGGACGGCTCGAGCGATGGCGGACCGATCGATTCCATCGGCGATGGCTCGAGCGATGGCGGACCGATCGATTCCAGCGGCGATGGCTCGAGCGACGGTGGATCGACCGGATCCAGCGGCGGTTCGACAGACGGTGGTGACGGCTCGAGTGGCGACGGCTCGAGCCACGGTGACGGCGGCGCTCCTGCGGACTCGAGCGGCGGATCTGGTTCAGGCATCAGCGTGCCGGAGTTCGGCGGCGGTTCGATCGAGGAGTCGAGCCAGCCCCAGACCCCGGGCTCGATCACGCCGCCGTTTCCCTTCCGGTCGCTCGTGCTCGCGTTCCTGTTCGTCGTCCCGATGAACTTCGTGATCCAGTCCTACGGGAGCACGATCATGGACGAACGGATCAAGCGCCGCGGCGAACTGTTGCTGGTCTCGCCCGCCTCGCGATACGAAATTGTCGCCGGGAAGACGCTCCCCTACCTGCTGGGACTCCTGGGAATTGTCGTCGCCATCGCGTACGGGATCGAGGGGAGCTGGCTGTCGGTCGCCGCCGTCGTCCCCGTCGCATTGGCCTTTCTCGCGGCCACGTTCGTCGGGGCGATGTTCGCCCGCTCGTTCAAGGAACTCACGTTCGTCACGGTGACGGTTTCGGTGGTGCTGACGACCTACGCGTTCGTGCCGGCGATCTTCACGAACGTCACGCCGATCTCGTTCATATCGCCGCTGACACTTGTCGTCCTGGATCTTCAGGGCGAGAGCGTTCGCCTCGGGGAGTACCTCTTCTCGACTGCACCGCTGTCTCTCGGCGCGCTCGTCCTCTTCGGCCTCGGCCTCGGGAGCTACCGCGAGGAGGACATGTTCACCCAGAAGCCGATCCCGTCGAAGGCGATCGACGCCGTCGCCGCCCACGTCCACGGGTACGCCAGCGTGCTCGCGATGCCGGTCGTCTTCATTCCGTTCGTCTTCGCCGGCCAGTTGCTTACCGTCGCGCTCGTCTTCGCGCTCCCGCAGACCGTGTCGCTCCCGATCGTCTTCCTCGTCGCCGCGCTCCTCGAGGAACTCGCCAAGAGCCTACACGTCTACGCGGGCTACGCCCACTCGCGGTTCGAGGCGTCCGTCCGAACCGCCGTCGTCCTCGGGGCGCTCTCGGGACTCGGCTTCTTCCTGGGCGAGAAGCTCACCCACGCCGTCCAGTTCGTCGGGCTTCCTAACCTGCTCGAGGGACAGGCCGCGTTCGGTCCCTCGCTGTCCGGTGCCCCCGTTGCTGTGGTGGTCGCCGTCTTCCTCGCACCGCTGGCGTTGCACGCCGTGACGGCGATTATCGGGGCGATTGGCGCCAGCCGAGGCCGGACCGCGTACGCACTCGGCCTCACTGCCGCGACGCTCGTTCACGCGATCTACAACCTCGGGGTGATCGCGCTTGTCGCGTGA
- a CDS encoding ABC transporter permease — translation MSREPRADDRTTESERGNGHVRGPEDERGQESHREPEHTESTLHARLAIVRREWRSLRSEKTIVLALAIQLVIAGFSGFLVVGLVSLYDPGAVDGQEMTVALTGDDRDALLEVVHDREAIEPRLYDDRGAAYADFDRRAVAVVVETNRLENGRLSIVVTAPDEGIGTTLLISELQETFRTVEFEERQANADRLESPPLSVPTTSATPYFGFTYTVLVPLLLFLPVFISGSIAVDSLIEERQRGTLELLRVAPLSFPDVIDAKLVATASLAPLQGLAWLLLLAFNGTAIANPAALIVFVAALALLIVALGMGVALYAPDRRQAQLLYSAGIVGLLVVTSLLPEHPANTVAKLAIGSETTTTWLLFPGYVVAGLGAYLLLQWGLERVDQAAL, via the coding sequence TTGTCGCGTGAGCCTCGAGCGGACGACCGAACAACCGAGAGCGAGCGCGGGAACGGGCACGTCCGCGGGCCCGAAGACGAGCGTGGACAGGAGAGCCACCGCGAGCCCGAGCACACGGAATCGACTCTGCACGCTCGACTCGCCATCGTCCGCCGCGAGTGGCGCTCCCTGCGCTCGGAGAAGACCATCGTACTCGCGCTGGCCATCCAACTCGTCATCGCCGGCTTCTCGGGCTTCCTGGTCGTCGGCCTCGTCTCGCTGTACGACCCCGGCGCGGTCGACGGTCAAGAGATGACCGTCGCGCTCACCGGCGACGACAGGGACGCCCTGCTCGAGGTCGTCCACGATCGAGAGGCCATCGAACCGCGGCTCTACGACGACCGCGGGGCCGCCTACGCGGACTTCGATCGGCGAGCGGTCGCCGTCGTCGTCGAGACCAACCGCCTCGAAAACGGCCGGCTCTCGATCGTGGTCACGGCGCCCGACGAGGGGATCGGGACGACACTGTTGATCTCGGAACTGCAGGAGACGTTCCGCACGGTTGAGTTCGAAGAACGGCAGGCGAACGCCGACCGTCTCGAGTCGCCACCCCTGTCCGTGCCTACGACGAGCGCGACCCCGTACTTCGGGTTCACCTACACCGTTCTGGTGCCGCTCCTGTTGTTCCTGCCGGTGTTCATCAGCGGCTCGATCGCTGTCGATTCGCTGATCGAGGAGCGCCAGCGCGGCACGTTAGAGTTGCTCCGGGTGGCGCCGTTGTCGTTCCCGGACGTGATCGACGCGAAACTCGTCGCGACGGCCAGCCTGGCCCCGCTACAGGGACTCGCTTGGCTCCTCCTGCTCGCGTTCAACGGAACGGCGATCGCCAACCCGGCGGCGCTGATCGTCTTCGTCGCCGCGTTGGCGTTGCTCATCGTCGCGCTCGGAATGGGTGTGGCGCTGTACGCCCCGGATCGACGCCAGGCGCAGTTGCTCTACTCGGCGGGCATCGTCGGCCTCCTGGTCGTCACGTCACTGTTGCCGGAACATCCCGCGAACACGGTTGCGAAACTGGCCATCGGGAGCGAGACGACGACGACCTGGCTCCTGTTCCCCGGCTACGTCGTGGCCGGTCTCGGGGCGTACCTGTTGCTCCAGTGGGGGCTCGAGCGGGTCGATCAGGCGGCTCTCTAA
- a CDS encoding penicillin acylase family protein, with translation MNEEITRRGALAAGVLAGVAGLSLSSASDLLEQFAPLSGSAWNAADRERPERVESPYGDATVRIDDEGVPHVEADDERAAYFAVGHLHGFDRGFQLDLQRRQMRGELSAVVGETTLESDEFHVRMDFAGAAEATWNALEGTHAGSLIEAYADGVNAALEGTTLPLEFELLEFEPDPWVPADTLLMEKQIAWTLTGNFSALRGRVLEDRLDPAILEALFPERMDHDTPVLRTDPEHVDNLGELRGVRTGEDGSEDDAADAGDENEGTTDVHDSSPSSLATWLSRFESPLGVGSNSWVVSGEHTENGTPIVANDPHLQLMTPPLWYEQHVETPETSVRGVTFPGVPFVIIGANEVAGWGFTNVGADVLDCYTYEIDDENERYRYRGEWREFETEEREIAVSGGENRTVTTRKTVHGPLLEREGETVGVAWTGLSATRTTEAVYDLTVSEGVDDALEAASRFDVPTQNLVYADADGRTLYVAVGQLPIRREGDGSSGEPIADNRVFDGTAGEGKWTGYEPYGVSDWEAGGFVPFEEHPAAIEPDLLATANQRTADDTEHYVGTAYAMPYRGRRIYDVLDAAADEGTATNLAFHRDLQTDRRDERAVDTIPDLLEAGTAALKDGTVDDSDQFEDAIETLEDWGPEYEMVRDSRRALLFARWFEHLRAEVLEPIFDPADLGSEYYPNDWIVATLPAESPVFEDRSRETILVETLETTLEELEAEGWDTYGDWNTTGPVGHPFGSEAPFLSYDERPTDGSRTTVDNYRVESAVGASWRMVVEPGAEAWAILPGGNSGDYFSPHYDDQFERWADGEYKPMDLEAAGETATRFEGVDR, from the coding sequence GTGAACGAAGAAATCACCCGCCGGGGTGCACTCGCTGCGGGTGTCCTCGCGGGCGTCGCCGGCCTCTCGCTCTCGTCTGCGAGCGACCTCCTCGAGCAGTTCGCGCCGCTCTCGGGGTCCGCCTGGAACGCGGCCGATCGGGAACGCCCAGAACGCGTCGAGAGTCCCTACGGCGACGCGACTGTTCGAATCGACGACGAGGGCGTCCCCCACGTCGAGGCGGACGACGAGCGGGCGGCGTACTTCGCCGTCGGCCACCTCCACGGGTTCGACCGCGGCTTCCAGCTCGACCTCCAGCGTCGCCAGATGCGGGGCGAACTGTCGGCCGTCGTCGGTGAGACGACCCTCGAGAGCGACGAGTTCCACGTCCGGATGGACTTCGCCGGGGCCGCCGAGGCGACCTGGAACGCCCTCGAGGGGACCCACGCCGGGTCGCTCATCGAGGCCTACGCCGACGGCGTGAACGCGGCGCTCGAGGGCACGACGCTCCCGCTCGAGTTCGAACTGCTCGAGTTTGAGCCGGACCCGTGGGTGCCCGCCGACACGCTCTTGATGGAGAAACAGATCGCATGGACGCTCACGGGGAACTTCAGCGCTCTTCGGGGACGCGTGCTCGAGGACCGGCTCGATCCGGCGATTCTCGAGGCGCTGTTCCCCGAGCGGATGGACCACGACACGCCGGTGCTGCGAACGGACCCGGAGCACGTCGATAATCTGGGAGAACTCCGGGGCGTCCGTACCGGCGAGGACGGTTCGGAAGACGATGCAGCCGACGCCGGCGACGAGAACGAGGGGACGACCGACGTCCACGACTCGAGTCCCTCCTCCCTGGCGACCTGGCTCTCGCGATTCGAGTCGCCGCTCGGCGTCGGCTCGAACAGCTGGGTGGTCTCGGGCGAGCACACCGAGAACGGGACGCCCATCGTCGCGAACGACCCGCACCTCCAGTTGATGACGCCGCCGCTGTGGTACGAACAGCACGTCGAGACCCCGGAGACCTCGGTTCGCGGAGTGACGTTCCCGGGCGTCCCCTTCGTCATCATCGGCGCCAACGAGGTCGCCGGCTGGGGCTTCACGAACGTCGGCGCGGACGTCCTCGACTGCTACACCTACGAGATAGACGACGAGAACGAGCGCTACCGCTACCGTGGCGAGTGGCGCGAGTTCGAGACCGAGGAACGCGAGATCGCCGTCTCGGGCGGCGAGAATCGAACGGTCACCACCAGGAAGACCGTCCACGGCCCCCTGCTCGAGCGCGAGGGCGAGACGGTTGGCGTCGCCTGGACGGGACTCAGCGCGACCCGGACGACCGAAGCCGTCTACGACCTGACGGTCAGCGAGGGCGTCGACGACGCGCTCGAGGCCGCCAGCCGGTTCGACGTGCCGACCCAGAATCTCGTGTACGCGGACGCGGACGGACGGACACTGTACGTCGCCGTGGGCCAGTTGCCGATCCGCAGGGAGGGCGACGGCTCGAGCGGCGAGCCGATCGCGGACAACCGCGTTTTCGACGGCACCGCGGGCGAGGGCAAGTGGACGGGGTACGAACCCTACGGCGTTTCCGACTGGGAAGCCGGCGGGTTCGTGCCATTCGAGGAACATCCCGCGGCGATCGAGCCCGACTTGTTGGCGACGGCAAATCAGCGGACCGCGGACGATACGGAGCACTACGTCGGAACCGCCTACGCGATGCCCTATCGTGGTCGGCGGATCTACGACGTGCTCGATGCCGCAGCCGACGAAGGCACGGCAACCAACCTCGCCTTCCATCGAGACCTCCAGACCGACCGTCGCGACGAGCGCGCCGTCGACACGATTCCCGATCTACTCGAGGCCGGAACTGCGGCACTCAAGGACGGGACGGTCGACGATTCCGACCAATTCGAGGACGCCATCGAGACGCTCGAGGACTGGGGTCCGGAGTACGAGATGGTGCGCGACTCCCGCAGAGCCCTGCTGTTCGCCCGCTGGTTCGAGCACCTCCGAGCAGAGGTCCTGGAGCCGATCTTCGACCCCGCCGACCTCGGTTCCGAGTACTACCCGAACGACTGGATCGTCGCGACGCTGCCAGCCGAGAGCCCGGTTTTCGAGGACCGCTCGCGGGAGACGATTCTCGTCGAGACGCTCGAGACGACCCTCGAGGAACTCGAGGCCGAAGGGTGGGACACCTACGGCGACTGGAATACCACCGGGCCCGTCGGGCACCCCTTCGGCAGCGAGGCGCCGTTTCTCAGTTACGACGAGCGACCGACCGACGGCTCTCGGACGACGGTCGACAACTACCGCGTCGAGAGCGCCGTCGGCGCCAGCTGGCGGATGGTGGTCGAACCCGGGGCCGAAGCCTGGGCGATCCTCCCCGGCGGAAATTCAGGTGACTACTTCTCGCCTCACTACGACGACCAGTTCGAGCGGTGGGCCGACGGCGAGTACAAGCCGATGGACCTCGAGGCCGCCGGCGAGACGGCGACGCGGTTCGAGGGGGTGGACCGATGA
- a CDS encoding aldo/keto reductase — protein sequence MEYTTLGSTGMEVSRLCLGCMSFGSSDWRPWVLDEEESHEIIERATDLGITFFDTANMYSRGESERILGNALKGHRDRSVVATKCYFQMDEDDPNSGGLSRKAIEQELAASLDRLGMDTIDLYQIHRWDEDTPIEETLRTLDDAVRRNQVRYLGASSMWAHQFADALHASERLGLERFVTMQNHYNLVYREEEREMLPLCQKQGVGVLPWSPLARGYLTRPDERVDATTRGDAEEQLYAHPYREGGGREINERVEELAEGKGLTMAQVSLAWLLHQEWVDAPIVGTTSVEHLEQAVEALDVSLSRSDLEYLEEPYEPARVSGHD from the coding sequence ATGGAGTACACGACCCTCGGCTCGACCGGCATGGAAGTCAGTCGGCTCTGTCTGGGCTGTATGAGCTTCGGCTCGAGCGACTGGCGACCGTGGGTGCTCGACGAAGAGGAGAGCCACGAGATCATCGAACGAGCGACCGACCTCGGGATTACCTTCTTCGACACGGCGAACATGTACTCGCGAGGAGAATCCGAGCGGATTCTCGGGAACGCGCTCAAGGGCCACCGCGACCGGTCGGTCGTCGCCACGAAGTGCTACTTCCAGATGGACGAGGACGACCCGAACTCGGGCGGACTCTCGCGGAAGGCCATCGAGCAGGAACTGGCGGCCAGCCTCGACAGGCTGGGGATGGACACGATCGATCTCTACCAGATCCACCGCTGGGACGAGGACACGCCGATCGAGGAGACCCTCCGGACACTCGACGACGCCGTCCGGCGAAACCAGGTTCGGTACCTGGGCGCCTCCTCGATGTGGGCCCACCAGTTCGCGGACGCGTTGCACGCGAGCGAGCGACTGGGCCTCGAGCGGTTCGTCACGATGCAGAACCACTACAATCTCGTCTACCGCGAGGAGGAGCGAGAGATGCTACCGCTGTGTCAGAAGCAGGGCGTCGGCGTCCTCCCCTGGTCGCCGCTGGCTCGCGGCTACCTGACCCGACCGGACGAACGGGTGGATGCGACGACCCGCGGCGACGCCGAGGAACAGCTGTACGCCCACCCGTACCGCGAGGGCGGCGGCCGTGAGATCAACGAACGCGTCGAGGAACTGGCCGAAGGGAAGGGCCTCACGATGGCCCAGGTGTCGCTGGCGTGGCTCCTCCACCAGGAGTGGGTCGACGCGCCAATCGTCGGCACGACGAGCGTCGAGCACCTGGAGCAGGCCGTCGAGGCGCTCGACGTCTCGCTCTCGCGTTCGGACCTCGAGTACCTCGAGGAACCGTACGAGCCCGCTCGCGTGTCCGGTCACGACTGA
- a CDS encoding TIGR00266 family protein, producing MKHSIAHRPSFALLQVDLETGESIMAEAGAMVSHTDGIDIVTSRGNDSLLGSVKRKVLGGESFFQNSFTARELGHITFAPPIPGDIVRHDLTDETLYVQSGSYLAADDSISVDTQFGGGKTLFGGEGLFLLKLSGTGPTFLSSYGAIEEKTIEPGERYVVDTGHIVAFEESLEFSVDRVGGLKSTLFSGEGLVCTFEGPGTLWLQSRSQDAFLSWLIPQLPTSDN from the coding sequence ATGAAGCACTCGATCGCCCATCGACCGTCCTTTGCACTGCTACAGGTAGACCTCGAGACCGGCGAGTCGATCATGGCGGAAGCGGGAGCGATGGTATCGCACACGGACGGCATCGATATCGTGACCTCTCGCGGCAACGACAGCCTGCTCGGCTCTGTCAAACGGAAGGTCCTCGGTGGGGAGTCGTTCTTCCAGAACAGCTTCACGGCTCGCGAACTCGGGCACATAACGTTCGCTCCTCCAATTCCGGGTGACATCGTTCGACACGACCTGACCGACGAGACGCTCTACGTCCAGTCTGGATCCTACCTCGCGGCCGACGACTCGATCAGTGTCGACACGCAGTTCGGCGGGGGTAAGACGCTCTTCGGTGGCGAGGGGCTCTTCCTGCTCAAACTTTCGGGTACCGGCCCGACATTCCTCTCGAGCTACGGCGCCATCGAGGAGAAGACCATCGAGCCCGGGGAGCGATACGTGGTCGACACCGGCCACATCGTCGCCTTCGAGGAGAGCCTCGAGTTCTCGGTCGACCGCGTGGGTGGACTCAAGTCGACGCTGTTCAGCGGCGAGGGGCTGGTCTGTACGTTCGAGGGGCCGGGAACCCTCTGGCTCCAGTCGCGAAGCCAGGACGCCTTCCTGTCGTGGCTGATCCCGCAGTTGCCGACCAGCGACAACTGA
- the tenA gene encoding thiaminase II — translation MAFSDQLLETGTPIWEAQQTHPFVRELAAGTLADEAFRTWVRQDYRYLLDYARTFSIAGSKARDPDTRAHLLSVAHSILDDELELHRSFAEEYGLSQADLEATEKAPTCVAYTNFLLRTAYEGSIAEIAAAIYPCGQGYLDIADHMDELATEEHRYTPFIEKYTSNEFHDSVVWMRAFVDRCGERYPGEREAMERVFLTSAKLEYRFWEMAYQQEDWDLSRAMEGRNRVDSS, via the coding sequence ATGGCGTTTAGCGACCAGCTACTCGAGACCGGCACGCCGATCTGGGAGGCCCAGCAGACTCACCCCTTCGTGAGGGAACTTGCAGCGGGAACGCTCGCTGACGAGGCGTTCCGCACGTGGGTTCGCCAGGACTACCGATACTTGCTCGATTACGCGCGAACGTTCTCGATCGCGGGATCGAAGGCTCGAGACCCCGACACGCGGGCGCATTTGCTTTCGGTCGCTCACTCGATTCTGGACGACGAACTCGAGTTACACCGCTCGTTCGCCGAGGAGTACGGCCTCTCGCAGGCGGACCTCGAGGCCACCGAGAAGGCGCCGACGTGCGTCGCATACACGAACTTCCTCCTCCGGACGGCCTACGAGGGGTCGATCGCCGAAATTGCCGCCGCGATCTACCCTTGCGGCCAGGGCTACCTCGACATCGCGGACCATATGGACGAACTCGCGACTGAGGAACACCGCTACACGCCGTTCATCGAGAAGTACACGAGCAACGAGTTTCACGACTCGGTCGTCTGGATGCGTGCGTTCGTCGACCGCTGTGGCGAACGGTATCCGGGCGAACGCGAGGCGATGGAACGCGTGTTCCTGACGAGCGCGAAACTCGAGTACCGGTTCTGGGAGATGGCCTACCAGCAGGAAGACTGGGACCTGTCGCGAGCAATGGAGGGACGAAACCGCGTGGACTCTTCGTAA